A genome region from Hippopotamus amphibius kiboko isolate mHipAmp2 chromosome 1, mHipAmp2.hap2, whole genome shotgun sequence includes the following:
- the ZNF326 gene encoding DBIRD complex subunit ZNF326 isoform X3 codes for MDFEDDYTHSACRNTYQSFNGMDRDYGPGSYGGLTFKDIYLKILLLSASKGLDLMSLTTPGLLWVGEICTDLAMVLMNPNKAASEVVMVVDLRAPTGIALTLSEPAPVGSRGRGTPAYPESTFGSRNYDAFGGPSTGRGRGRGHMSDFGSIHRPGIVVDYQNKPTNVTVAAARGIKRKMMQPFNKPGGTFIKKPKLAKPVEKMSLSKSPTKTDPKNEEEEKRRIEARREKQRRRREKNSEKYGDGYRMAFTCSFCKFRTFEEKDIELHLESSSHQETLDHIQKQTKFDKVVMEFLHECMVNKFKKTSIRKQQTNNQTEVVKIIEKDVMEGVTADDHMMKVETVHCSACSVYIPALHSSVQQHLKSPDHIKGKQAYKEQIKRESVLTATSILNNPIVKARYERFIKGENPFEIQDHSQDQQIEGDEEEEEKIDEPIEEEEEEEEEEEEEVGEVEEVEEVEEVEEVGEGGGVEGVGDTEEGGDIEGEGAGEAVGEGEGEGAGVGEVEEAEEEEAKEESVSFPVDQSEEN; via the exons GTTTGGACCTTATGAGTCTTACGACTCCAGGTCTTCTCTGGGTGGGCGAGATCTGTACAGATCTGGCTATGGTTTTAATGAACCCGAACAAAGCCGCTTCGGAGGTAGTTATGGTGGTCGATTTGAGAGCTCCTACCGGAATAGCCTTGACTCTTTCGGAG CCTGCACCTGTAGGCTCTCGGGGGAGAGGAACGCCTGCTTATCCTGAAAGTACGTTTGGAAGCAGAAACTATGATGCTTTTGGAGGACCATCAACAggcagaggccgaggccgagGA CATATGAGTGATTTTGGAAGCATTCATAGACCTGGAATTGTTGTTGACTATCAAAACAAACCCACCAATGTGACAGTTGCAGCTGCAagaggaataaagagaaaaatgatgcaACCATTTAATAAACCTGGTGGAACCTTTATCAAGAAGCCCAAGCTAGCAAAACCTGTGGAGAAGATGAGCCTCAGCAAGTCACCCA CAAAAACTGATCctaaaaatgaagaagaagaaaagcgaCGAATTGAGGCACGGCGAGAGAAACAAAGGcgcagaagagaaaaaaacagtgagAAATATGGAGATGGATACAG AATGGCATTCACATGTTCATTTTGTAAATTTCGAACGTTTGAAGAAAAAGATATTGAACTGCATCTGGAAAGTTCTTCACACCAGGAAACATTAGATCAtattcaaaaacaaaccaaattcgATAAAGTAGTTATGGAGTTTTTGCAT gaaTGTATGgtaaataaattcaagaaaacatcTATTCGTAAGCAACAGACAAATAATCAAACAGAAGTagtcaaaataattgaaaaagatgTTATGGAAG GTGTTACTGCAGATGATCACATGATGAAAGTAGagactgttcattgcagtgcttgcaGTGTGTATATCCCTGCTTTACATAGCTCAGTTCAGCAGCACTTAAAATCTCCTGATCATATCAAAGGAAAGCAG GCTTAtaaggaacaaataaaaagagagagtgtCTTGACTGCTACAAGCATTTTAAATAATCCAATAGTGAAGGCACGATATGAACGTTTTATTAAG gGTGAGAATCCCTTTGAAATTCAGGATCATTCTCAAGATCAGCAAATAGaaggagatgaggaggaggaagaaaagattgATGAACCTattgaagaagaggaagaggaagaggaggaagaagaggaggaagtagGGGAAGTAGAGGAAGTAGAAGAAGTGGAGGAAGTAGAGGAAGTGGGAGAAGGTGGAGGAGTGGAAGGAGTGGGGGACACAGAGGAAGGAGGCGACATAgagggagagggggcaggagaggcagtgggggaaggagagggagaaggagcgGGAGTAGGGGAAGtagaggaagcagaggaggaagaagcaaaggaagagTCTGTCAGCTTCCCTGTTgaccaatcagaagaaaattaa
- the ZNF326 gene encoding DBIRD complex subunit ZNF326 isoform X5, which produces MAWTITVVVVGVAGLDLMSLTTPGLLWVGEICTDLAMVLMNPNKAASEVVMVVDLRAPTGIALTLSEPAPVGSRGRGTPAYPESTFGSRNYDAFGGPSTGRGRGRGHMSDFGSIHRPGIVVDYQNKPTNVTVAAARGIKRKMMQPFNKPGGTFIKKPKLAKPVEKMSLSKSPTKTDPKNEEEEKRRIEARREKQRRRREKNSEKYGDGYRMAFTCSFCKFRTFEEKDIELHLESSSHQETLDHIQKQTKFDKVVMEFLHECMVNKFKKTSIRKQQTNNQTEVVKIIEKDVMEGVTADDHMMKVETVHCSACSVYIPALHSSVQQHLKSPDHIKGKQAYKEQIKRESVLTATSILNNPIVKARYERFIKGENPFEIQDHSQDQQIEGDEEEEEKIDEPIEEEEEEEEEEEEEVGEVEEVEEVEEVEEVGEGGGVEGVGDTEEGGDIEGEGAGEAVGEGEGEGAGVGEVEEAEEEEAKEESVSFPVDQSEEN; this is translated from the exons GTTTGGACCTTATGAGTCTTACGACTCCAGGTCTTCTCTGGGTGGGCGAGATCTGTACAGATCTGGCTATGGTTTTAATGAACCCGAACAAAGCCGCTTCGGAGGTAGTTATGGTGGTCGATTTGAGAGCTCCTACCGGAATAGCCTTGACTCTTTCGGAG CCTGCACCTGTAGGCTCTCGGGGGAGAGGAACGCCTGCTTATCCTGAAAGTACGTTTGGAAGCAGAAACTATGATGCTTTTGGAGGACCATCAACAggcagaggccgaggccgagGA CATATGAGTGATTTTGGAAGCATTCATAGACCTGGAATTGTTGTTGACTATCAAAACAAACCCACCAATGTGACAGTTGCAGCTGCAagaggaataaagagaaaaatgatgcaACCATTTAATAAACCTGGTGGAACCTTTATCAAGAAGCCCAAGCTAGCAAAACCTGTGGAGAAGATGAGCCTCAGCAAGTCACCCA CAAAAACTGATCctaaaaatgaagaagaagaaaagcgaCGAATTGAGGCACGGCGAGAGAAACAAAGGcgcagaagagaaaaaaacagtgagAAATATGGAGATGGATACAG AATGGCATTCACATGTTCATTTTGTAAATTTCGAACGTTTGAAGAAAAAGATATTGAACTGCATCTGGAAAGTTCTTCACACCAGGAAACATTAGATCAtattcaaaaacaaaccaaattcgATAAAGTAGTTATGGAGTTTTTGCAT gaaTGTATGgtaaataaattcaagaaaacatcTATTCGTAAGCAACAGACAAATAATCAAACAGAAGTagtcaaaataattgaaaaagatgTTATGGAAG GTGTTACTGCAGATGATCACATGATGAAAGTAGagactgttcattgcagtgcttgcaGTGTGTATATCCCTGCTTTACATAGCTCAGTTCAGCAGCACTTAAAATCTCCTGATCATATCAAAGGAAAGCAG GCTTAtaaggaacaaataaaaagagagagtgtCTTGACTGCTACAAGCATTTTAAATAATCCAATAGTGAAGGCACGATATGAACGTTTTATTAAG gGTGAGAATCCCTTTGAAATTCAGGATCATTCTCAAGATCAGCAAATAGaaggagatgaggaggaggaagaaaagattgATGAACCTattgaagaagaggaagaggaagaggaggaagaagaggaggaagtagGGGAAGTAGAGGAAGTAGAAGAAGTGGAGGAAGTAGAGGAAGTGGGAGAAGGTGGAGGAGTGGAAGGAGTGGGGGACACAGAGGAAGGAGGCGACATAgagggagagggggcaggagaggcagtgggggaaggagagggagaaggagcgGGAGTAGGGGAAGtagaggaagcagaggaggaagaagcaaaggaagagTCTGTCAGCTTCCCTGTTgaccaatcagaagaaaattaa
- the ZNF326 gene encoding DBIRD complex subunit ZNF326 isoform X2 has translation MDRDYGPGSYGGMDRDYGHGSYGGQRSMDSYLNQSYGMDNHSGGGGGSRFGPYESYDSRSSLGGRDLYRSGYGFNEPEQSRFGGSYGGRFESSYRNSLDSFGGRNQGGSSWEAPYSRSKLRPGFMEDRGRENYSSYSSFSSPHMKPAPVGSRGRGTPAYPESTFGSRNYDAFGGPSTGRGRGRGHMSDFGSIHRPGIVVDYQNKPTNVTVAAARGIKRKMMQPFNKPGGTFIKKPKLAKPVEKMSLSKSPTKTDPKNEEEEKRRIEARREKQRRRREKNSEKYGDGYRMAFTCSFCKFRTFEEKDIELHLESSSHQETLDHIQKQTKFDKVVMEFLHECMVNKFKKTSIRKQQTNNQTEVVKIIEKDVMEGVTADDHMMKVETVHCSACSVYIPALHSSVQQHLKSPDHIKGKQAYKEQIKRESVLTATSILNNPIVKARYERFIKGENPFEIQDHSQDQQIEGDEEEEEKIDEPIEEEEEEEEEEEEEVGEVEEVEEVEEVEEVGEGGGVEGVGDTEEGGDIEGEGAGEAVGEGEGEGAGVGEVEEAEEEEAKEESVSFPVDQSEEN, from the exons GTTTGGACCTTATGAGTCTTACGACTCCAGGTCTTCTCTGGGTGGGCGAGATCTGTACAGATCTGGCTATGGTTTTAATGAACCCGAACAAAGCCGCTTCGGAGGTAGTTATGGTGGTCGATTTGAGAGCTCCTACCGGAATAGCCTTGACTCTTTCGGAGGTAGAAACCAGGGCGGGTCTAGCTGGGAAGCACCTTACTCCCGTTCAAAATTGAGGCCTGGGTTTATggaggacagaggaagagagaattacTCTTCCTACAGCAGTTTTTCTTCACCCCATATGAAGCCTGCACCTGTAGGCTCTCGGGGGAGAGGAACGCCTGCTTATCCTGAAAGTACGTTTGGAAGCAGAAACTATGATGCTTTTGGAGGACCATCAACAggcagaggccgaggccgagGA CATATGAGTGATTTTGGAAGCATTCATAGACCTGGAATTGTTGTTGACTATCAAAACAAACCCACCAATGTGACAGTTGCAGCTGCAagaggaataaagagaaaaatgatgcaACCATTTAATAAACCTGGTGGAACCTTTATCAAGAAGCCCAAGCTAGCAAAACCTGTGGAGAAGATGAGCCTCAGCAAGTCACCCA CAAAAACTGATCctaaaaatgaagaagaagaaaagcgaCGAATTGAGGCACGGCGAGAGAAACAAAGGcgcagaagagaaaaaaacagtgagAAATATGGAGATGGATACAG AATGGCATTCACATGTTCATTTTGTAAATTTCGAACGTTTGAAGAAAAAGATATTGAACTGCATCTGGAAAGTTCTTCACACCAGGAAACATTAGATCAtattcaaaaacaaaccaaattcgATAAAGTAGTTATGGAGTTTTTGCAT gaaTGTATGgtaaataaattcaagaaaacatcTATTCGTAAGCAACAGACAAATAATCAAACAGAAGTagtcaaaataattgaaaaagatgTTATGGAAG GTGTTACTGCAGATGATCACATGATGAAAGTAGagactgttcattgcagtgcttgcaGTGTGTATATCCCTGCTTTACATAGCTCAGTTCAGCAGCACTTAAAATCTCCTGATCATATCAAAGGAAAGCAG GCTTAtaaggaacaaataaaaagagagagtgtCTTGACTGCTACAAGCATTTTAAATAATCCAATAGTGAAGGCACGATATGAACGTTTTATTAAG gGTGAGAATCCCTTTGAAATTCAGGATCATTCTCAAGATCAGCAAATAGaaggagatgaggaggaggaagaaaagattgATGAACCTattgaagaagaggaagaggaagaggaggaagaagaggaggaagtagGGGAAGTAGAGGAAGTAGAAGAAGTGGAGGAAGTAGAGGAAGTGGGAGAAGGTGGAGGAGTGGAAGGAGTGGGGGACACAGAGGAAGGAGGCGACATAgagggagagggggcaggagaggcagtgggggaaggagagggagaaggagcgGGAGTAGGGGAAGtagaggaagcagaggaggaagaagcaaaggaagagTCTGTCAGCTTCCCTGTTgaccaatcagaagaaaattaa